The window ATTTTCAATCAACAAGTCGGACATGTTAAGACCACTGAGGTTGCGAGACTTGAGTCGGTTCGGTCATTTCGCCTGCGGCTTGGCGATCGGCAGCACCGGCCAACAACCACAGCGCGGCCATCCGAACGGCGATCCCGTTGGTGACCTGTTCCAAGATCACGGATTGTGGACCGTCGGCCACTTCGGGCGTGATTTCGACGCCACGGTTGATCGGCCCCGGAGCCATGATCAAGATGTTCTCCTTGGCTCGCCGCATCCGCGAAGCGGTCATCGCATAAAGCGCCGCATATTCGTGAACGCTAGGGAAAAAACGAGCGTGTTGTCGTTCAAACTGAATGCGGAGCAAGTTCAGTACATCACAACGAGGTAAGATTTCGTCAAGACTGTGGGCGACTTCAAACCCGATCTCGGCCCATCGGGGGCTGACCAGCGTGGGGGGGCCGCAGACGATGACGTGAGCCCCCATTTTTCGGAGTCCCCACAGGTTACTGCGAGCCGTTCGGCTGTGAGCAATGTCCCCGACCAACGCGACCGTCAAACCGTCGAGTCGGCCACGATGCTGGCGGATCGTCAACATGTCCAACAAGCCTTGCGTTGGATGTTCGTGAGCTCCGTCGCCCGCATTCAACACGCTGCAATCAAGTTCGCGGGCGAGCAAGTGAGGTGTACCAGGTGTGTTGTGTCGAGTGACGACCCAATCAACCCCCATGGCTTGGATCGTCTTGGCGGTGTCGACAAACGTCTCACCCTTCGCAACGCTGCTGCCTGCACTGCTGAATTCCAGTGTGTCGGCGCCCAACCGTTTGGCCGCAAGCGAAAAACTGCTGCGAGTACGCGTGCTGTTTTCGAAAAACAGGTTGGCACAGGTCTTGCCACGAAGCAGCGACAGCCTCTTTCGTCCGCCACCGGTCCGATCCTTGAGCGTCTGTGCGGTGTCGAGCAGCGTCTGGATCTCGTCGGCTTCGAGACACTGTAACTCAAGCAGATCCCGACGACGCCAATTGTCAGGGAAGGGAAGGTCGTTGGCACCGGTGTCAGGCATCGTTTTGGATCTTGAACTGGTCAGAGAAAATAGACAAGCACGACGAGCCCCACGTTACGAGATTCAGGCCGACTCTGCGAGGACCCCTCAAGCTTTTTCACTCATTTTCCGCGGCCCGGTCCGTTCCAGGCAGCCAACCGAGCAATCCCCATGCGACCACCCAAAGGATGCCGCCAATCGGCGTGATCATCCCCAGCTTGGATTGGTTCGTCAAAACCAGCAAATAGAGGCTGCCGCTGAACAAAACGATTCCGCTGACGAACAGCCATGCCAATTTCAGCCGCAGCGAATCGCGGCCAAGGGGAATCGCGACAAGGGCCAGCAGCACAACGCTGTGAATCAAGTGATAGCGAGCCCCGACGTCAAATTGGCCAACCCGCTTGGCGATCGTTTCCGGATCGAGTGACTGCTGCTCGAGAAAACCATCGAGCCCATGAGCCCCGAACGCCCCGATCAGCACGCCAAGGGAGCCGGTGACAGCGGCGAGAAGCATGATTTGCCGAGAAGCGGGTGGATGGCGCATGAATCGGGCGGAGCTTGGGGAAAAAAGGGGCGATCGTCACGTTGACTTAGGTTAAACGACTTAGACGCCACGATCGGGGCGGAGTGCCTCGGCTTGACGCTTCAGGGTAGCGGATTCACGTTGGAACCGACCGCTTAGCCGACGCAATTCCAGCTCAAGCCGTTCGGTAGCCGTCGTTGACGGTTCGATGGGTTTGGTCCCTAACCGGACTTGATTCGCATCGGCGATGGTGGATGGGGCATGAGCCGCCAGGGTTTCTCGAATCAGTAGATCGCTGAGTTTCGCCGTCGTTGCGCGATGGTCCAGCGTGATTTGATTCGTTTTTCCCCACTGCAATCGGATCCCCCGCAGGGCGGCTTGAGCCGCTTCGGTGATCGATTGGATTCGCCCAATGACACTGGTTGAGTCGGCATCAAAGACCCAGACCCAGCGTCGCGTGTCGACTCGGTAAGCAAAGTCGAATAGCCTTTGATGAGTTTGCAGGACTCGATCGAAATCGTCAGCTGCATCCCGTGCCATGGCGGCGCCGAGCGAGACGGTGCCCAGTGCAAACGATTCCGGTTGTCTTGGCGAGGCTCCGTTGTGCATCAATTCCACCGACAATAGCGGCGGATC is drawn from Novipirellula artificiosorum and contains these coding sequences:
- a CDS encoding aspartate carbamoyltransferase catalytic subunit encodes the protein MPDTGANDLPFPDNWRRRDLLELQCLEADEIQTLLDTAQTLKDRTGGGRKRLSLLRGKTCANLFFENSTRTRSSFSLAAKRLGADTLEFSSAGSSVAKGETFVDTAKTIQAMGVDWVVTRHNTPGTPHLLARELDCSVLNAGDGAHEHPTQGLLDMLTIRQHRGRLDGLTVALVGDIAHSRTARSNLWGLRKMGAHVIVCGPPTLVSPRWAEIGFEVAHSLDEILPRCDVLNLLRIQFERQHARFFPSVHEYAALYAMTASRMRRAKENILIMAPGPINRGVEITPEVADGPQSVILEQVTNGIAVRMAALWLLAGAADRQAAGEMTEPTQVSQPQWS
- a CDS encoding DUF423 domain-containing protein, with the protein product MRHPPASRQIMLLAAVTGSLGVLIGAFGAHGLDGFLEQQSLDPETIAKRVGQFDVGARYHLIHSVVLLALVAIPLGRDSLRLKLAWLFVSGIVLFSGSLYLLVLTNQSKLGMITPIGGILWVVAWGLLGWLPGTDRAAENE